The proteins below are encoded in one region of Belonocnema kinseyi isolate 2016_QV_RU_SX_M_011 chromosome 1, B_treatae_v1, whole genome shotgun sequence:
- the LOC117173759 gene encoding trafficking protein particle complex subunit 2-like protein isoform X2: MFSNSPKYIRCMNEADELKFHYKVHTSIDIIEEKLNIGNKIANDVRELFLGMLYSTEDYKIYGYAANTKIKFVIVLQSANATLRENEVRMIFRKLHAAYSNAVCNPFYIPGDQIRSKSFDSSVMSIMGIV; the protein is encoded by the exons atgtTTTCG aattcacCGAAATATATAAGATGCATGAACGAAGCAGATGAATTAAAATTCCATTATAAGGTTCACACGTCGATCgacataattgaagaaaaattaaacattggaAATAAAATAGCTAATGATGTTCGTGAATTATTTCTAGGAATGCTCTACTCAACAGAAGATTACAAAAT ATATGGATATGCAGCTAACACGAAAATAAAGTTCGTCATAGTATTACAATCTGCTAATGCAACCTTGAGAGAAAACGAAGTGAGAATG ATTTTCAGGAAGCTGCATGCTGCTTACTCCAACGCTGTTTGCAATCCATTTTACATTCCAGGGGATCAAATTCGATcaaa ATCCTTTGATTCTTCAGTGATGTCAATAATGGGAATAGTATAA
- the LOC117173759 gene encoding trafficking protein particle complex subunit 2-like protein isoform X1 yields MAVCIAVIGKDNSPKYIRCMNEADELKFHYKVHTSIDIIEEKLNIGNKIANDVRELFLGMLYSTEDYKIYGYAANTKIKFVIVLQSANATLRENEVRMIFRKLHAAYSNAVCNPFYIPGDQIRSKSFDSSVMSIMGIV; encoded by the exons ATGGCTGTGTGTATTGCAGTGATCGGTAAAGAC aattcacCGAAATATATAAGATGCATGAACGAAGCAGATGAATTAAAATTCCATTATAAGGTTCACACGTCGATCgacataattgaagaaaaattaaacattggaAATAAAATAGCTAATGATGTTCGTGAATTATTTCTAGGAATGCTCTACTCAACAGAAGATTACAAAAT ATATGGATATGCAGCTAACACGAAAATAAAGTTCGTCATAGTATTACAATCTGCTAATGCAACCTTGAGAGAAAACGAAGTGAGAATG ATTTTCAGGAAGCTGCATGCTGCTTACTCCAACGCTGTTTGCAATCCATTTTACATTCCAGGGGATCAAATTCGATcaaa ATCCTTTGATTCTTCAGTGATGTCAATAATGGGAATAGTATAA
- the LOC117173759 gene encoding trafficking protein particle complex subunit 2-like protein isoform X3 encodes MTNSPKYIRCMNEADELKFHYKVHTSIDIIEEKLNIGNKIANDVRELFLGMLYSTEDYKIYGYAANTKIKFVIVLQSANATLRENEVRMIFRKLHAAYSNAVCNPFYIPGDQIRSKSFDSSVMSIMGIV; translated from the exons atgacg aattcacCGAAATATATAAGATGCATGAACGAAGCAGATGAATTAAAATTCCATTATAAGGTTCACACGTCGATCgacataattgaagaaaaattaaacattggaAATAAAATAGCTAATGATGTTCGTGAATTATTTCTAGGAATGCTCTACTCAACAGAAGATTACAAAAT ATATGGATATGCAGCTAACACGAAAATAAAGTTCGTCATAGTATTACAATCTGCTAATGCAACCTTGAGAGAAAACGAAGTGAGAATG ATTTTCAGGAAGCTGCATGCTGCTTACTCCAACGCTGTTTGCAATCCATTTTACATTCCAGGGGATCAAATTCGATcaaa ATCCTTTGATTCTTCAGTGATGTCAATAATGGGAATAGTATAA